A stretch of the uncultured Trichococcus sp. genome encodes the following:
- a CDS encoding TadE/TadG family type IV pilus assembly protein, whose amino-acid sequence MVEFALVLPVLLILVLGSIDAGWLLYAKISTTAAAREAARAVSVLGKTEYGQFQSIADAKATTVPGNEVVSVTPDSYTEGAKMTVTVTTSVTPLVGFLPTSIIPNPATIVSEVSMRLE is encoded by the coding sequence ATGGTTGAATTTGCGTTAGTGCTTCCGGTACTGTTGATTCTGGTTTTGGGATCCATTGATGCGGGTTGGCTGTTGTATGCGAAAATATCCACAACGGCAGCCGCGCGGGAAGCGGCAAGGGCAGTGTCCGTATTGGGTAAAACCGAATATGGCCAATTCCAATCAATAGCCGATGCCAAGGCAACGACAGTACCTGGGAACGAAGTAGTCAGTGTGACTCCGGATAGCTATACTGAAGGCGCTAAAATGACGGTTACAGTGACGACAAGCGTGACCCCGTTAGTAGGATTTCTGCCAACATCGATTATCCCAAATCCTGCAACCATAGTAAGCGAAGTCAGTATGCGTCTTGAATAA
- a CDS encoding Flp family type IVb pilin produces the protein METMKRLFTEEEGQGLVEYALIIAIISLVIVTAGPKIAQAITTKFTAIGTSISTGK, from the coding sequence ATGGAAACTATGAAAAGATTGTTCACCGAAGAAGAAGGACAAGGTTTGGTGGAATATGCATTAATTATTGCGATTATTTCATTAGTAATTGTAACTGCAGGACCTAAAATTGCTCAGGCTATCACTACTAAATTTACTGCTATTGGCACTTCAATTTCCACAGGTAAATAG
- a CDS encoding TetR/AcrR family transcriptional regulator — protein sequence MLNESNSKSARRTKHLFKDALMRLLETESFACISVKDIVETADYNRTTFYNHYYDKFDLLDDITQELLDGFAESVRNSFKGYPLTQRKSMNASDITVFDYIYQNRRAISLCFQNDVQKRIILKSLDTIHQNLITTWTPIVNLTEKQISADARIFTYTLAGTIQGWMEEKFATPPDEVRAAFVRYHN from the coding sequence ATGCTAAATGAATCAAACAGCAAAAGTGCGCGGCGAACTAAGCATTTATTCAAGGATGCATTGATGCGCTTATTGGAAACGGAAAGTTTTGCTTGCATCTCCGTAAAAGATATAGTGGAAACCGCCGACTATAACCGAACGACTTTCTATAATCATTATTATGATAAGTTCGATCTTCTCGATGATATAACCCAAGAACTGTTGGATGGATTCGCTGAATCAGTAAGAAACAGTTTCAAAGGCTATCCTCTGACTCAAAGAAAATCGATGAACGCCTCTGATATAACTGTTTTCGATTATATCTATCAAAATCGGCGGGCTATTTCGTTATGCTTCCAAAATGATGTTCAAAAAAGGATCATTCTCAAAAGCTTGGATACGATTCATCAGAATCTGATAACTACCTGGACTCCAATCGTTAATTTAACAGAGAAACAAATTTCTGCCGATGCGAGGATATTCACTTACACCCTAGCTGGCACTATTCAGGGATGGATGGAAGAAAAGTTTGCAACTCCTCCAGATGAAGTCAGAGCAGCATTCGTACGTTACCACAATTAA
- a CDS encoding metallophosphoesterase family protein: MSVKNEVFVVGDVHGEITMLKKLLEMWDSEKQQLIFIGDLGDRGENSRACFLLAKELVEKHGAIYLKGNHEAILLNFIAEPEEYAGNYFLNGGLGSLESFLHEHVNEEYSPTEIALMMKHYYKDLLAFLAELPLYYEWEQYVFVHAGVNLGKKDWHDSSEEDFLWIREPFHKKKNRTGKTIVFGHTPTFHLHGDNDRSDLWISDGKIGIDGGAVYGGSLHGVVFDKNGMKEDYIVQKR; encoded by the coding sequence ATGAGCGTGAAAAACGAAGTGTTTGTGGTGGGCGATGTCCATGGGGAGATCACGATGCTGAAGAAATTATTGGAAATGTGGGATTCGGAGAAACAACAGCTGATTTTTATCGGCGATCTGGGGGACCGCGGCGAGAATTCGAGAGCTTGTTTTCTGCTGGCGAAAGAGCTTGTGGAAAAGCACGGTGCCATCTATCTGAAGGGCAATCATGAAGCTATTCTGCTTAATTTTATTGCGGAGCCGGAGGAATACGCGGGCAATTATTTCCTGAACGGCGGATTGGGTTCGCTGGAAAGCTTTCTGCATGAGCATGTCAACGAGGAGTATTCGCCTACTGAAATCGCGTTGATGATGAAACATTACTACAAGGATCTACTCGCTTTTTTGGCTGAGCTTCCTTTGTACTATGAATGGGAACAATACGTGTTCGTCCATGCCGGTGTAAATCTGGGCAAAAAGGATTGGCACGACAGCTCCGAAGAGGACTTCCTCTGGATCCGCGAACCGTTCCACAAAAAGAAGAACCGCACCGGCAAAACGATCGTGTTCGGGCATACCCCGACCTTTCACCTGCACGGCGACAACGACCGTTCGGATCTCTGGATTTCGGACGGCAAGATCGGCATCGATGGCGGGGCCGTCTACGGAGGCTCGCTGCATGGCGTCGTGTTCGACAAAAACGGAATGAAAGAAGATTATATCGTACAAAAAAGATGA
- a CDS encoding prepilin peptidase, producing the protein MVTGNNALLLLLVAASGFFDLKERKIPNKITFTGILIGLLFNIITGGWMGLLQSLLGMFAGLAIFFLPFVMGGMGAGDVKLMGAIGALMGWKFSVMTALYSAIVGGIMVLIHLLYTGKLRETMKKMLYALINMLLQFFIRLGYNETVYKVQKKYSKNGQDYKKIYIPYGVAIAGGTVLVLIAYKQGFPIF; encoded by the coding sequence ATGGTTACGGGAAACAATGCACTGCTGCTGCTGCTCGTCGCGGCATCGGGATTTTTTGATCTGAAGGAACGGAAAATCCCGAACAAAATCACCTTTACGGGCATTCTCATCGGCCTCCTGTTCAACATCATCACAGGAGGGTGGATGGGGTTGCTGCAAAGTCTACTCGGTATGTTCGCCGGCTTGGCGATCTTTTTCCTGCCGTTTGTGATGGGTGGCATGGGAGCTGGGGACGTCAAGTTGATGGGTGCCATCGGCGCCTTGATGGGCTGGAAGTTCTCGGTTATGACTGCGCTATACTCGGCAATTGTGGGAGGAATAATGGTTCTGATTCATCTGCTCTATACAGGCAAACTCCGCGAAACTATGAAGAAAATGCTATACGCATTGATAAATATGCTGCTTCAGTTCTTCATACGATTAGGATACAACGAAACGGTTTATAAGGTGCAAAAAAAATACTCCAAGAATGGACAGGATTACAAAAAAATCTATATCCCTTATGGCGTGGCCATTGCAGGCGGAACCGTCTTGGTGCTGATTGCTTATAAACAAGGCTTTCCCATTTTTTGA
- a CDS encoding SprT family protein, producing MNEQELQQLVEHISSTVFQKPFRHRATFNRRLKTTGGRYHLGSHDLDFNPLVLELHGMEELEKVVKHELCHYHLHPEGRGYRHRDADFRNLLKESGGSRFVKDLRLAPAEGAASGPMWLYRCSACGQMYPRKRRIDLKKYVCGKCRGKLRLRIE from the coding sequence ATGAACGAACAAGAACTGCAGCAGTTGGTGGAACACATTTCGAGTACCGTTTTCCAGAAACCGTTCCGCCACCGCGCGACCTTCAACCGCCGCCTCAAGACGACAGGCGGGCGCTACCATCTGGGAAGCCACGATTTGGATTTCAATCCGTTGGTACTGGAGTTGCACGGAATGGAAGAACTGGAGAAGGTCGTGAAGCACGAACTCTGCCACTACCACTTGCATCCGGAAGGCCGGGGTTATCGGCACCGGGATGCCGATTTCCGGAACTTGCTGAAGGAGAGCGGGGGAAGCCGCTTCGTCAAGGACCTTCGTCTTGCACCTGCTGAGGGGGCTGCATCAGGACCAATGTGGCTGTACCGTTGCAGTGCCTGCGGACAGATGTATCCGCGGAAGCGAAGGATCGATCTGAAGAAGTATGTCTGCGGGAAGTGCAGAGGAAAACTGCGATTGAGGATTGAATAA
- a CDS encoding IS1380 family transposase produces the protein MATLHENTLNFNAKMTVTNTGGNLTTDSGLILVKEFLHSIGFEQLMEKELHFEDSRLSPTHSNESILEQLIFQLIAGYDTDASANILRHDPFFQQMLEKSTLASQPSLSRFWDRISESPDALLQLQALNQAMLDKVRIQRNATEMVLDLDSTYSDTYGDQEETAFNTHYQTTGYHPLVAFDGLTKDFLKAELRSGNTYCSTGAADFLNPLLEHYNQTVPVSTVLVRADSGFAAPELYDLCEEKEHQYVIRLKRNRRLFKMAEAFVQIGDETEWSQREEHFYSTRYQAGTWKHDRRICIRSVRAANELIFHHEFIITNLSDTVSAEQIYQTYWKRGTMENFIKEAKSGFFFDKTDSSHFLENAIRMMVSLLSYNINNFMRTLAFPEKAKGLQIQSIRLRFFKIAGKLIHSGRRMMLKLSTHHVYQDEFFHILRQIQSLSW, from the coding sequence ATGGCAACTTTACACGAAAACACTCTAAATTTCAATGCAAAAATGACGGTTACAAATACCGGAGGTAATTTGACTACAGATTCTGGCCTTATTCTGGTCAAAGAATTCCTTCATTCAATAGGATTCGAACAGTTGATGGAGAAAGAGCTTCATTTTGAAGACTCTCGTCTTTCACCTACCCATTCGAATGAATCCATTCTTGAACAACTGATTTTCCAATTAATTGCAGGCTATGATACCGATGCATCTGCCAACATCTTACGTCATGATCCTTTCTTCCAGCAGATGCTTGAAAAGAGCACATTGGCTTCACAACCTTCGCTTTCGCGTTTTTGGGATCGCATTAGTGAGAGTCCCGATGCACTTTTGCAGCTACAAGCGCTCAATCAAGCGATGCTGGATAAGGTACGTATACAACGTAATGCAACAGAAATGGTATTGGATTTGGATTCCACATATAGTGACACTTACGGCGATCAAGAAGAAACGGCCTTCAACACACATTATCAAACAACCGGATACCATCCGCTCGTTGCCTTCGATGGTCTGACCAAGGACTTTCTGAAGGCGGAACTACGTTCCGGAAACACATACTGCTCAACCGGAGCAGCCGATTTTTTGAATCCGCTTCTTGAACACTATAATCAGACTGTTCCAGTCAGCACCGTTCTTGTTCGCGCAGATAGTGGCTTTGCAGCGCCGGAACTGTATGATCTCTGTGAAGAAAAAGAGCATCAGTACGTCATTCGACTCAAGCGAAATCGCCGCTTATTCAAGATGGCGGAAGCGTTTGTTCAAATTGGGGATGAGACCGAGTGGAGTCAGCGAGAAGAACATTTCTACTCGACTCGCTATCAAGCCGGCACTTGGAAGCATGACCGTAGGATTTGCATCCGTTCCGTCAGGGCAGCTAATGAACTGATTTTCCACCATGAATTCATTATCACCAATCTATCCGATACGGTCTCGGCTGAACAAATCTACCAAACATATTGGAAGAGAGGTACGATGGAGAATTTCATCAAGGAAGCTAAGAGTGGCTTCTTCTTTGATAAGACAGACAGCTCTCATTTCTTGGAGAATGCCATTCGCATGATGGTCAGCTTGCTTTCCTACAACATCAACAATTTCATGCGTACACTAGCTTTCCCGGAAAAGGCCAAAGGCCTACAGATACAGAGTATCCGTCTTCGGTTTTTCAAGATTGCTGGGAAACTGATCCACAGCGGAAGACGCATGATGCTAAAACTCAGCACCCATCATGTCTACCAAGACGAATTTTTTCATATCCTGCGGCAGATTCAGTCCTTATCTTGGTGA
- a CDS encoding Tex family protein, translating into MTETAQQIVLDLVKAELNQFRPAQIEKVLQLLEEGNTVPFIARYRKEATGSLDEVEIREIEERHQYATNLHKRKEEVIRIIEEQGKLTPKLRADIERADKMQRVEDLYRPYKQKRRTKAAIAREKGLAPFAEWLMNGPMNGSLSVEAKAKEFLNEEMELATIEDVLAGAHEIIAEIVSDEPAYREHIREFTRKNGQVVSTVKDAESDEKGVFEMYYDFSQGVATAVPHRILAMNRGEKTGILKVAIAVDEEKIFAYLAKKVVKNPNSIAAPYVKAAYEDSYRRFIGPAIERELRNELTEAADAQAIDVFGDNLRNLLLQPPLKGKVVLGLDPAYRTGCKLAIVDATGKVLAKSVIYPHKPANQEKRAAAGPAFRKMLQDYKVEMVAIGNGTASRESELFVSEQIKQVPNTVYYAIVNEAGASVYSASDIAREEFPDFQVEERSAVSIARRLQDPLAELVKIDPKSVGVGQYQHDVSQKQLGERLDFVVETAVNQVGVNLNTASAPLLQHVAGLNKTIANNIIAFREENGAFDSRQQLKKVPRLGPKAFEQSVGFMRIAGGKNILDNTDIHPESYPAAKEVLALAGLGLKDIGTEQAREALGALDRSKAREATGLGKETLQDIIAGLTKPGRDPRDDIAQPLLRQDVLSMEDLKPGMELQGTVRNVVDFGAFVDIGVKQDGMVHISKLSNRFVKHPSDVVAVGDIVTVWVDHVDTNKGRVALTMLPQK; encoded by the coding sequence ATGACAGAAACAGCACAACAAATCGTTTTGGACTTGGTGAAAGCCGAGCTGAACCAATTCAGACCCGCACAGATCGAGAAGGTACTGCAATTATTGGAAGAGGGCAACACCGTCCCTTTCATCGCGCGCTACCGGAAGGAAGCGACCGGATCGCTCGATGAGGTCGAGATCCGCGAAATCGAAGAGCGCCATCAGTACGCGACGAACCTGCACAAACGCAAGGAAGAAGTCATCCGCATCATTGAGGAACAAGGCAAACTGACGCCGAAACTGCGCGCCGACATCGAACGCGCCGATAAGATGCAGCGCGTCGAAGACCTGTACCGTCCCTATAAACAAAAGCGCCGCACGAAAGCAGCCATCGCCCGCGAAAAAGGCTTGGCGCCGTTTGCCGAGTGGCTGATGAACGGGCCGATGAACGGATCCCTATCAGTAGAAGCGAAAGCCAAGGAATTCCTTAATGAAGAAATGGAACTTGCTACTATAGAAGACGTTTTGGCTGGAGCCCACGAAATCATCGCCGAAATCGTCAGCGACGAACCGGCTTACCGCGAACACATCCGCGAGTTCACGCGCAAAAACGGCCAGGTCGTCAGCACGGTGAAGGATGCCGAGAGCGACGAAAAGGGCGTCTTTGAGATGTACTACGATTTTTCCCAAGGTGTGGCCACGGCCGTACCGCATCGCATCCTGGCCATGAACCGCGGCGAAAAAACCGGCATCCTGAAGGTTGCGATCGCGGTCGATGAGGAGAAAATCTTCGCTTACTTGGCGAAAAAGGTAGTGAAGAACCCGAACAGCATCGCCGCGCCGTACGTGAAAGCCGCCTATGAAGACAGCTACCGCCGTTTCATCGGACCGGCCATCGAACGCGAACTGCGCAATGAACTGACCGAAGCCGCCGACGCGCAAGCGATCGACGTCTTTGGCGACAACCTGCGCAACCTCTTGCTGCAGCCGCCTTTGAAAGGCAAAGTGGTGCTTGGTTTGGATCCGGCTTACCGTACCGGCTGCAAGTTGGCGATTGTGGATGCGACCGGGAAAGTGTTGGCGAAGAGCGTCATCTACCCGCACAAACCGGCCAACCAGGAAAAACGCGCCGCAGCCGGTCCGGCATTCCGCAAAATGCTGCAGGACTACAAAGTCGAAATGGTCGCCATCGGGAACGGAACCGCCAGCCGCGAATCCGAGCTGTTCGTCTCCGAGCAGATCAAGCAGGTGCCGAATACGGTCTATTACGCGATCGTCAATGAAGCGGGCGCTTCGGTTTATTCCGCCAGCGACATCGCCCGTGAGGAATTCCCGGACTTCCAGGTTGAAGAACGCAGTGCCGTCAGCATCGCGCGCCGCCTGCAGGATCCGCTTGCCGAATTGGTCAAAATCGATCCGAAATCGGTCGGTGTCGGCCAATACCAGCATGACGTTTCCCAAAAACAGTTGGGCGAACGCCTGGACTTCGTCGTCGAAACCGCCGTCAACCAAGTCGGCGTCAACCTGAACACAGCCAGTGCGCCATTGCTGCAGCACGTTGCCGGCCTGAACAAAACAATCGCGAACAACATCATCGCTTTCCGCGAAGAGAACGGCGCCTTCGACAGCCGCCAACAATTGAAGAAAGTGCCGCGTCTCGGCCCGAAAGCTTTCGAACAATCGGTCGGCTTCATGCGCATCGCCGGGGGCAAGAACATCCTCGACAACACCGATATCCATCCCGAATCCTATCCGGCCGCCAAAGAAGTGCTGGCGTTGGCCGGGCTCGGCTTGAAGGACATCGGTACCGAACAAGCCCGTGAAGCGCTGGGAGCGTTGGATCGCAGCAAAGCCCGCGAAGCAACCGGACTCGGTAAGGAAACGCTGCAGGACATCATCGCTGGTTTGACGAAACCGGGCCGAGATCCGCGCGATGACATCGCCCAACCCTTGCTGCGCCAGGATGTGCTCTCGATGGAAGATTTGAAACCGGGCATGGAACTGCAAGGGACCGTCCGCAACGTCGTCGACTTCGGCGCCTTTGTCGACATCGGCGTCAAACAGGACGGCATGGTCCACATCTCCAAGCTCAGCAACCGCTTCGTCAAGCACCCTTCCGATGTGGTCGCGGTCGGCGATATCGTAACCGTTTGGGTCGATCATGTCGACACGAACAAAGGCCGCGTTGCCCTGACGATGCTGCCGCAAAAATAA
- a CDS encoding cation-translocating P-type ATPase, which produces MSKEQLNKAFFAQTEEEVLAELNSTRDGLTKEEAAKRLAEYGENILEAGEKRTTLQKFLDQFKDFMILVLLAAAIISGTIGHEIADAIIILAVVIINAFLGVFQENKAEEAIEALKKMASPLANVRRGGEVVQVKSELLVPGDIIVLEAGDVVPADIRLYDVNSLKVEEAALTGESVPVEKDLRDVETDAALGDRKNMAFSSTNVTYGRAEGVVVLTGMNTEVGHIANMLQNAEEKKTPLQINQDQMGKSLTILILVIAILMFIIGFGFNGRPWLDMLMVSISVAVAAIPEGLPAITTIILALGTQKMASRNALVRKLPAVETLGGTEVICSDKTGTLTQNKMTIEKVYYDGQVHDAHENIDLELPVMKIMNLANDTKIANDKSLIGDPTETAMVQYGLEKGFDLSAKLVDMPRIGEVPFESDRKLMSTIHPDGSQFMVATKGAPDELLKRCTHIIKAGVISPITDADRKEILEINHSLAIQALRVLAMAFKNVAVVPEKMTTEAVETDLVFAGLIGMIDPERPEAKQAIAQAKQAGIRTVMITGDHRDTASAIATRLGILDKNTTAESVITGAELNDISDHDFLRTVQNYSVYARVSPEHKVRIVKAWQDNGKVVAMTGDGVNDAPSLKQADIGIGMGITGTEVSKGASDMVLADDNFATIVHAVEEGRKVFANIQKAVQYLLSANLGEVLTLFIATVLGWQILEPIHLLWINLVTDVFPAIALGLEEAEKDVMEQAPRGRSSNFFSNGVFTSMIYQGIYEGGITLFVFWLATGYYGFELHIGEAMAFLTLGFIQLSHAFNCKSVFKSLFSINPFGNKMFNYAILLSLSLMLMVAFVPGLNTIFGIYDMTLQQWLIVIAAALSVIPFVEIMKAILRGIGYDKKVNQIKE; this is translated from the coding sequence GTGTCAAAAGAACAACTGAATAAAGCGTTCTTCGCGCAAACGGAAGAGGAAGTCTTAGCTGAACTTAACTCGACTAGAGATGGACTTACCAAAGAAGAAGCCGCGAAGAGATTGGCTGAGTATGGCGAGAACATACTGGAAGCGGGTGAAAAACGCACCACTTTGCAAAAGTTCTTGGATCAATTCAAGGATTTCATGATTCTCGTTTTATTGGCTGCAGCTATCATTTCTGGTACTATCGGTCATGAAATCGCTGATGCCATCATCATCTTGGCTGTTGTTATCATCAACGCTTTCTTGGGTGTCTTCCAGGAGAACAAGGCCGAAGAAGCGATCGAAGCTTTGAAGAAAATGGCTTCACCGCTTGCCAACGTAAGACGTGGCGGAGAAGTCGTCCAAGTCAAGTCCGAATTGCTTGTGCCTGGTGACATCATCGTATTGGAAGCCGGAGATGTTGTTCCTGCAGATATCCGCCTTTACGATGTCAATTCACTGAAAGTCGAAGAAGCTGCCTTGACGGGTGAGTCTGTACCGGTCGAAAAAGACTTGCGCGACGTTGAAACCGATGCTGCTTTGGGTGACCGCAAGAACATGGCGTTCTCAAGCACTAACGTAACTTATGGCCGTGCAGAAGGTGTCGTCGTCCTTACAGGGATGAACACGGAAGTCGGACATATCGCGAACATGCTGCAAAACGCTGAAGAAAAGAAAACACCACTTCAGATCAACCAAGATCAGATGGGTAAATCTTTGACGATTCTGATTTTGGTCATCGCCATATTGATGTTCATCATCGGATTCGGATTCAATGGCCGTCCTTGGTTGGATATGTTGATGGTTTCGATTTCCGTAGCAGTTGCGGCTATTCCTGAAGGTTTGCCTGCCATCACGACGATCATCCTGGCGTTGGGTACGCAAAAAATGGCAAGCAGAAATGCGCTTGTCCGTAAATTGCCGGCTGTTGAAACGTTGGGTGGTACTGAAGTCATCTGTTCCGACAAAACCGGCACATTGACTCAAAACAAAATGACGATCGAAAAAGTTTACTACGATGGCCAAGTCCACGATGCCCATGAAAACATCGACTTGGAATTGCCTGTCATGAAAATCATGAATTTGGCGAACGACACAAAAATCGCCAATGACAAATCGTTGATCGGTGACCCTACTGAAACAGCAATGGTTCAATACGGTTTGGAAAAAGGTTTCGACCTTTCCGCTAAATTGGTTGACATGCCGCGTATCGGTGAAGTTCCTTTCGAATCAGACCGCAAATTGATGTCAACGATCCACCCGGATGGCAGCCAGTTCATGGTCGCTACAAAAGGGGCTCCTGATGAATTGTTGAAACGCTGCACGCATATCATCAAAGCTGGCGTCATTTCACCGATTACGGATGCTGACAGAAAAGAAATACTGGAAATCAACCACAGCTTGGCTATCCAAGCATTGCGCGTGTTGGCCATGGCATTCAAAAACGTCGCTGTTGTACCTGAAAAAATGACGACTGAAGCAGTTGAAACGGATTTGGTCTTTGCTGGCCTGATCGGTATGATCGATCCTGAGCGTCCGGAAGCTAAACAAGCGATCGCTCAAGCTAAACAAGCCGGTATCCGTACAGTAATGATTACGGGTGACCACAGAGACACTGCTTCCGCTATCGCAACACGTTTAGGCATTTTGGATAAGAACACTACTGCTGAATCAGTCATCACTGGTGCTGAATTGAATGACATCTCTGATCATGATTTCTTGCGCACGGTTCAAAACTACTCTGTATACGCTCGTGTTTCTCCTGAGCACAAAGTACGTATCGTTAAAGCATGGCAAGATAACGGCAAAGTGGTTGCCATGACTGGTGATGGCGTAAACGATGCGCCATCATTGAAACAAGCTGATATCGGTATCGGCATGGGTATCACAGGTACGGAAGTATCCAAAGGCGCTTCCGATATGGTATTGGCTGATGATAACTTCGCAACAATCGTTCACGCGGTCGAAGAAGGACGTAAAGTTTTCGCAAACATCCAAAAAGCGGTCCAATACTTGCTTTCCGCCAACTTGGGTGAAGTATTGACCTTGTTCATCGCTACTGTTTTGGGATGGCAGATCCTTGAACCAATCCACTTGCTGTGGATCAACTTGGTTACGGACGTATTCCCTGCTATTGCTTTAGGTTTGGAAGAAGCTGAGAAAGATGTTATGGAACAAGCGCCTCGTGGCCGTTCTTCCAACTTCTTCTCGAACGGCGTATTCACCAGCATGATCTACCAAGGTATCTACGAAGGTGGTATCACGTTGTTCGTATTCTGGTTGGCGACTGGCTACTATGGTTTTGAACTCCACATCGGTGAAGCAATGGCCTTCCTGACATTAGGATTCATCCAATTGTCGCATGCATTCAACTGTAAATCAGTCTTCAAATCATTGTTCTCTATTAACCCGTTCGGCAACAAAATGTTCAACTATGCAATCTTGCTGTCGTTGTCATTGAT
- a CDS encoding NCS2 family permease: MENFFKLKEHDTTVSKEVVAGITTFFAMSYIIFVNPAILALSGMPSQAVFLATIISAAVSTLVMGLFANVPYALAPGMGLNAFFTYTVVFSLGFSWQQALAMVFICGLLNVFITVTKVRKMIIKSIPESLQHAISGGIGIFIGYIGIKNAGFLEFTSDASSITAINGAPYDATAETFAGGVGSVMTGGGIVPALVDFTQMPALLALIGLVITAVLMVKNVRGAILIGIVATTLLGIPMGVVDISTASLQANSLSTAISELGVTFGAAFGSEGLLSLFSDASQLPLVLMTIFAFSLSDTFDTIGTFIGTGRRTGIFSAEDEKALEEGSGFSSKMDKALFADSVGTVIGSIFGTSNTTTYVESAAGIGAGGRTGLTAVVVAGMFIISAFFAPLIGVVPAAATAPALILVGILMMGSFAEINWHDLEDAIPAFFASIFMGLSYSISYGIAAGFFFYCIVKVVKGKAYEIHPIVWFTSALFLANFIILALI, translated from the coding sequence ATGGAAAATTTCTTTAAACTCAAAGAACACGATACAACGGTTTCCAAAGAAGTCGTTGCGGGGATCACAACTTTCTTCGCAATGTCGTATATCATCTTCGTCAATCCGGCAATCCTTGCTTTATCCGGGATGCCTAGCCAAGCAGTCTTCTTGGCAACCATCATTTCCGCTGCAGTAAGCACATTGGTGATGGGCCTTTTCGCCAACGTACCTTATGCTTTGGCACCGGGTATGGGCCTGAACGCTTTCTTCACTTATACTGTCGTCTTCTCACTTGGATTTTCTTGGCAACAAGCTTTGGCCATGGTCTTCATCTGTGGGTTGCTCAACGTTTTCATCACGGTCACTAAAGTCAGAAAAATGATCATCAAATCAATCCCAGAGAGCCTGCAGCACGCAATCAGCGGCGGTATCGGCATCTTCATCGGTTATATCGGAATCAAAAATGCCGGCTTTTTGGAATTCACTTCCGATGCCAGTTCGATCACAGCCATCAATGGCGCTCCTTATGATGCAACCGCGGAAACATTCGCTGGCGGTGTCGGATCGGTCATGACAGGCGGCGGCATCGTCCCTGCTTTGGTTGATTTCACGCAAATGCCGGCTTTATTGGCTTTGATCGGCTTGGTCATCACAGCTGTGTTGATGGTCAAGAACGTGCGCGGCGCAATTTTGATCGGTATCGTTGCAACAACGTTGTTGGGCATCCCGATGGGTGTTGTTGATATTTCAACAGCAAGCCTGCAAGCAAACTCGCTTTCGACTGCCATTTCAGAATTAGGCGTAACATTCGGTGCCGCTTTCGGATCGGAAGGTCTTCTGTCCCTGTTCTCTGATGCTTCCCAATTGCCTTTGGTATTGATGACCATCTTTGCTTTCAGCCTTTCCGATACTTTCGACACAATCGGTACGTTCATCGGAACCGGCCGTCGCACTGGCATCTTCTCTGCTGAAGATGAAAAAGCGCTTGAAGAAGGCTCCGGATTCAGCTCGAAAATGGATAAAGCCTTGTTCGCCGATTCAGTCGGTACGGTCATCGGTTCGATTTTCGGTACTTCCAATACGACTACTTATGTAGAAAGTGCCGCTGGTATCGGCGCTGGCGGACGTACTGGTTTGACTGCGGTAGTTGTTGCCGGCATGTTCATCATCAGTGCCTTCTTCGCGCCACTGATTGGTGTTGTGCCTGCTGCCGCAACGGCTCCAGCTTTGATCCTCGTCGGTATTTTGATGATGGGTTCGTTCGCGGAAATCAACTGGCATGACCTGGAAGATGCAATCCCTGCTTTCTTCGCATCCATCTTCATGGGTCTTTCTTACAGCATTTCCTACGGTATCGCAGCCGGATTCTTCTTCTACTGCATCGTGAAAGTCGTCAAAGGAAAAGCGTACGAAATCCACCCGATCGTCTGGTTCACTTCGGCTTTATTCCTGGCCAACTTCATCATCTTGGCATTGATTTAA